A genomic stretch from Candidatus Poribacteria bacterium includes:
- a CDS encoding cobalamin B12-binding domain-containing protein: MVKLTMKRLGAILLISCYELGHQPIGLASPLGFLERAGYTPDVIDIAVETLDVEKAARAEFVGICVPMHTALRLGVHVATRLRKINPTCHICFYGLYASLNAEYLLQHHADSVIGGEYETSMVELVDALTNGKEMEIAITSK, translated from the coding sequence ATGGTGAAACTAACAATGAAACGTCTGGGAGCAATATTACTTATTTCCTGTTACGAATTGGGGCATCAGCCAATCGGTCTAGCTTCCCCACTTGGGTTTCTTGAACGTGCGGGATATACGCCGGACGTGATAGACATCGCTGTTGAAACCCTAGATGTGGAAAAAGCCGCCCGCGCCGAATTTGTCGGGATTTGTGTGCCGATGCACACCGCCCTCCGTTTAGGCGTCCACGTCGCAACCCGCCTTCGCAAAATCAATCCGACCTGCCACATCTGTTTTTACGGTCTCTACGCTTCACTGAACGCTGAATACCTGCTCCAACATCACGCGGATTCAGTCATCGGTGGTGAATATGAAACATCGATGGTTGAATTGGTTGACGCCCTTACAAATGGAAAAGAGATGGAGATCGCGATCACTTCAAAATAA